Proteins encoded in a region of the Raphanus sativus cultivar WK10039 chromosome 8, ASM80110v3, whole genome shotgun sequence genome:
- the LOC108822989 gene encoding valine--tRNA ligase, mitochondrial 1, producing MSTFKRDKKEKKHIVAAKFSLSLGQKRLFVCSPTASGTMCETIDEKKRKKEEKAREKELKKLKALEKAKKKQEEEAKKKLEEVKAKEANHGTNASPKKKSPKRDDASEENPEDFVDPETPLGERKRLSSQMAKQYSPAAVEKSWYAWWEKGDLFKADAKSSKPPFTIVLPPPNVTGDLHLGHALTVAIEDTIIRWKRMSGYNALWVPGMDHAGIATQTVVEKKLARDEKLTRQDLTREGFLNEVWKWKDEHTCTILKQLRRLGASLDWSRECFTMDEQTSKAVTETFVRLFEEGLIYRDIRLVHWDCHLKTAVSDDEVEYMDIKEKTLLNVPGYEKPVEFGLLTSFAYPLEGGLGEEVVVATTRVETMLGDTAIAIHPDDARYKHLHGKFAVHPFNGRRLPIICDGTLVDPDFGTGCVKITPAHDPNDCELGKRHNLEFINIFTDDGKINTKGGPDFTGMPRFAAREALVEALKKQGLYRGAENKEMRLGLCQRTKDVIEPMIKPQWYLNCSMMAKEALNVAESKKLEFIPKQYTAEWTRWLENIRDWCISRQLVWGHRIPAWYACLEEDERFGAYNDHWIVARNEEEARKEAAEKFGDKFELTQDEDVLDTWFSSGIFPLSVLGWPDETTDDFKAFYPTSLIETGHDILFFWVARMVMMGMKLSSGGVVPFSKVYLHPMVRDSRGRKMSKSRGNVIDPIDIIEGATLDALRKRLEKGNLDPKELATAIKSQREDFPDGISECGVDALRFALVSYTAQSDKINLDILRVVGYRQWCNKLWNAVRFALIRLGDGYTPPPPTMVLSPETMPFSCQWILSELNKTISKTVESLDAFDLSEAANTVYAWWQYQFCDVFIEAIKPYFANAAASERAHAQDALWVSLETGLRLLHPFMPFVTEELWQRLPSPKDCERKASIMICDYPSPIENWTNEKVEKEMETVLSTVKCLRALRAALLEKHKNERLPAFALCENNVTSEIVKSHELEIRILANLSSLEVLLKGEHAAAPAGSAVETVNENLKVYLKLDRAINTEAEQEKFRNKIAELEKQKNKLQKMMSASGYQDKVPAHIKEDNATKLAKILQEFDFFHKESARLLAETGNQQMEDLQLQ from the exons ATGTCAACTTTTAAG agagataagaaagaaaaaaaacacattgtGGCGGCAAAGTTTTCGTTGAGTTTAGGTCAGAAGAGGCTCTTTGTGTGTTCTCCGACGGCGTCAGGAACAATG TGCGAAACAATTGatgagaagaagaggaagaaggaagaaaag GCTAGAGAAAAGGAGTTGAAAAAGCTTAAAGCTTTGGAGAAAGCAAAGAAGAAGCAGGAAGAGGAAGCAAAGAAGAAGCTTGAAGAAGTCAAg GCAAAAGAGGCGAATCATGGTACCAATGCCAGCCCAAAGAAGAAGAGTCCCAAACGGGATGATGCATCAGAAGAGAATCCTGAGGATTTTGTAGACCCTGAAACTCCTCTTGGTGAGAGGAAAAGGCTCTCCTCGCAGATGGCTAAACAGTACAGCCCTGCTGCCGTAGAGAAATC ATGGTATGCTTGGTGGGAGAAAGGTGACCTCTTTAAGGCCGATGCTAAGAGTTCCAAGCCACCCTTTACCATT GTTCTTCCTCCTCCAAATGTGACTGGAGACTTGCATCTTGGCCATGCCCTAACAGTTGCTATTGAG GATACCATTATTCGCTGGAAGAGAATGTCTGGGTATAATGCTCTGTGGGTGCCCGGGATGGACCATGCTGGTATAGCTACGCag ACTGTGGTTGAGAAAAAACTTGCCCGTGATGAAAAGTTGACCAGGCAGGACCTTACCCGCGAAGGATTCTTGAATGAA GTGTGGAAGTGGAAGGACGAACATACCTGCACGATTCTTAAACAACTACGACGTCTAGGAGCTTCTCTTGATTGGTCTCGTGAG tgtTTTACAATGGACGAGCAAACATCAAAAGCTGTTACCGAGACCTTTGTACGTTTATTCGAGGAAGGGCTTATCTATAg GGACATTCGGCTTGTTCATTGGGATTGTCATTTGAAAACAGCTGTTTCTGACGATGAG GTTGAGTATATGGATATCAAAGAAAAGACGCTACTAAATGTACCTGGGTATGAGAAGCCAGTAGAATTTGGTCTTCTTACTTCATTTGCTTACCCTCTGGAGGGAGGTTTGGGCGAGGAGGTTGTGGTTGCCACCACAAGGGTGGAAACAATGCTGGGGGATACTGCCATTGCGATTCATCCCGATGATGCAAGATACAAGCATCTTCATGGGAAATTTGCTGTGCACCCATTTAATGGACGCAGGTTACCAATTATCTGTGATGGAACGCTTGTTGATCCAGATTTTGGTACCGGTTGTGTTAAG ATTACTCCTGCCCATGACCCCAATGATTGTGAGTTGGGAAAGCGCCACAACCTTGAATTTATTAACATATTCACTGATGATGGAAAGATCAACACAAAAGGAGGGCCTGACTTCACAGGGATGCCACGCTTTGCAGCACGTGAGGCACTTGTTGAAGCTTTGAAGAAGCAG GGGCTGTACAGAGGTGCCGAAAACAAGGAAATGAGGCTTGGACTTTGCCAGAGAACAAAAGATGTTATTGAGCCTATGATTAAGCCTCAGTGGTACCTCAATTGCAGCATGATGGCAAAGGAGGCTCTCAATGTTGCTGAAAGCAAAAAGCTCGAATTTATACCAAAGCAGTACACTGCAGAGTGGACAAGGTGGCTAGAAAACATTCGTGACTGGTGTATATCAAGACAGCTTGTGTGGGGACACAGAATACCAGCATGGTATGCTTGTCTCGAGGAAGACGAGCGCTTTGGTGCGTACAATGACCACTGGATCGTTGCTAGAAACGAGGAAGAAGCTCGAAAAGAGGCAGCTGAAAAATTTGGTGACAAGTTTGAGCTAACACAAGATGAAGATGTGCTTGACACGTGGTTTTCTTCTGGGATATTTCCGTTATCTGTTCTGGGATGGCCTGATGAAACAACAGACGACTTCAAAGCCTTCTATCCAACCTCTCTCATAGAAACTGGACATGATATCCTCTTTTTTTGGGTTGCTCGTATGGTTATGATGGGAATGAAACTAAGCAGCGGCGGCGTGGTTCCCTTCAGCAAGGTTTATTTGCATCCTATGGTACGTGACTCACGTGGGCGCAAGATGTCGAAATCTCGTGGCAATGTGATTGACCCGATTGATATAATCGAGGGGGCAACTCTTGACGCACTTCGTAAAAGATTAGAAAAGGGCAACTTGGATCCAAAAGAGCTGGCTACTGCCATAAAAAGTCAGCGGGAGGACTTTCCAGACGGAATCTCTGAGTGTGGTGTGGACGCTCTTCGGTTTGCACTCGTCTCTTACACTGCTCAG tctGACAAAATAAACTTGGACATTCTACGTGTGGTTGGATACCGGCAATGGTGTAACAAGCTCTGGAATGCTGTCAGGTTTGCCTTGATAAGACTTGGCGATGGTTACACCCCTCCACCTCCGACGATGGTTCTAAGCCCTGAGACGATGCCCTTCAGCTGCCAATGGATTCTCTCTGAACTAAATAAGACAATATCCAAGACGGTGGAGTCACTGGATGCATTTGACTTGTCGGAAGCAGCCAACACTGTATATGCATGGTGGCAATATCAATTCTGTGATGTCTTCATTGAAGCTATCAAACCATATTTTGCTAATGCTGCTGCTTCGGAGAGGGCTCATGCACAAGATGCGCTCTGGGTATCTCTGGAGACGGGTTTGAGACTGCTTCACCCCTTCATGCCTTTTGTTACTGAAGAGCTATGGCAACGGCTGCCTTCACCCAAGGACTGTGAAAGAAAGGCATCTATCATGATATGTGACTACCCTTCTCCTATAGAG AATTGGACAAATGAAAAAGTGGAGAAGGAAATGGAAACCGTTCTATCCACCGTCAAGTGCTTGAGAGCACTCAGGGCTGCGTTGCTGgagaaacataaaaatgaaag GTTACCTGCGTTTGCTCTGTGTGAAAACAACGTAACATCCGAAATTGTAAAATCTCACGAGTTGGAGATCAGAATCCTTGCAAATCTATCGTCCTTAGAG GTTCTGCTAAAGGGAGAACACGCTGCAGCCCCAGCTGGATCTGCAGTTGAGACTGTGAACGAGAACCTCAAGGTCTATCTCAAATTGGACAGAGCCATTAACACAGAAGCTGAGCAAGAAAAGTTCAGAAACAAGATTGCAGAACTTGAAAA aCAAAAGAACAAGTTGCAGAAGATGATGAGTGCATCTGGGTACCAAGACAAGGTCCCTGCGCACATAAAAGAAGACAACGCCACAAAGCTCGCTAAGATTCTCCAAGAATTCGATTTCTTTCACAAGGAAAGTGCTCGTCTCCTTGCCGAGACTGGAAACCAACAAATGGAAGACTTGCAATTACAGTAA